DNA sequence from the Lachancea thermotolerans CBS 6340 chromosome H complete sequence genome:
ATAGCAATGGAAGTATGGGAAAAAAGCTAGGAGGCTTTTTTAAAAGGCCTTTCTCAATTGGCGGCTTTTCTAGCTCATCGTCAACACATGGATTGAACGCAATACTGCTGAGTGGTGTTCAGCCGAATGGTTCTATTTCACCCTTTGAACTTCCTGACATAACATCCAGCGTTTTCAAGGACACCAAGCCTGTTTATTCAATTAGAACCTTTGAAATTAAGTCGTGCATACCAGTCAGTGGGATTAACAAGCTCCCGCAAACCGACCATAGTTTCAAGATTGTCATGGAAAATGGGGTTGAGCATATTGTTCAGGGGACAAGTTACATCGACATGATGGAATGGATCAGGCTAATCAATATCTCAAGGAGGTACTCCTTTCACTCTCAGAAGTACAAGGGAAAAACTTCCAACAAAATTTTCGGGGTTCCTATCGAGGACGTTTGCGAGCGTGAATGCAGCATCATCCCTAACATAGTGGTGAAACTTCTAGAAGAGATTGAGTTACGCGGCTTGGACGAAATGGGGCTATACCGTGTTCCTGGATCTGTTGGAAGCAtcaatgctttgaaaaatgctttTGATGAGGAAGGAGCGGTCAGTAACTCTTTTACATTAGAAGATGACAGATGGTTCGAAATCAACACCATAGCTGGTTGTTTTAAGCTATACTTGAGGGAATTACCTGACTCACTTTTCACTAAGGAAAAGCTTCCATTATTTGTTTCTTTGGCACTGAGTTACAAGTCGAATGAAATTGACTACGAGCAATTCCAAGCTGGGATGAAAGATGCTCTTAAGAGCTTGCCACTTTACAATTTCCATATGATGAAAAGGACTTTCGAGCATTTACATCGCGTAGATGAACACGTCGAAAACAATCGTATGGATGCCACGAACTTGGCTATCGTGTTTTCAATGAGTTTTATTGATCAGGATGACCTTGCATCTAGCATGGGTCCAACTCTGGGTGCCCTACAAACAATTTTGCAGTCTTTCATACGCAACCCAGCTGACTTTTTCTAAATACTTTCTTTCAGAACTGAAAGGAAAGTAAAGACTTTGAGCTGATCCTCTGGCTAGCTTCGCGTTAAATTCAACGCAAACAAGCATTTACTGTATAATAAGCAAGGTAGGAGAGTTTTCTACTGTATAATCCATTAAAAAGTAATCACGGAAGCACGATTCTATGTGAATTGTCTATTTACAAACGGCAAGCTGTACTCTGCTCAGCCTTGAACAGGAAGCGAATTTTGACTTTCATTTCCTCTTTAGATCGGATTTGCGGACGATTTTGATTGCGGAATTGGACTTTTGCTCTTTCGCGgcttcttgcagcttcttctcatTGTCTTGCATTAACTGCCTTCTTTCTGCTTGCTCTCTGGCCTTATTcatattttctttgaacgTCTCAATGATACCTTTTGCGGGGCCAGTAGTTGACGCCGGGCGCTTGACAACGTCAGCAATATCCAACTTCTTTCTTATCCACTTGTTCCTCAGAACAAGGGTCTGTAGCACAGAGCATGCACCGTTGACAGCGAAGTATAACACGACACCAGATGCAAGATTCATAGTGGCGGGAATTGATAAAAGCGGCATAACAGTGAAGAAATTCTTCATGGCGGGGGAAAATTGTTGAGCGCCTGTTTCGCCTCCCAGCCTGGTAAAGGAGATGAATACTGAAGCAGTGATTACTTGGAGACCCAGGTAGGGGTCCGCCAACGAAAGATCTTGGAACCAAGCGAGGCCCTGATTAGTAAAACCGTCTACTGGGTAGTTTGCCATTTGCCTGATTCCGGAAAAGAATCCCAAAGCAACGGGCACCTGAAGCATTGGAGCTGCTAGGTACCTGTTTTTGATCCCATTCTCAGCCATGagtttctttcttctcaaagCAACTCGTTGAGCTTCGACCATGTCTGTAGTCCCCATCAATTCTGAATTGATAGCGTCTAGCTCTGGTTTTATCTTTGAATTACGCGCTATAGTGTCTGAAGATTTCACATATAGAGGAAACATCAGCAAACGGACTATAACCGTTGTAGTCACAATTGTTCCCCACCAAGGTAGCCCAGTGTACACGTGAATCTGCTCCATAATATTCTGGATCAAATCGGGAGGCCACCACCAAGACTTGGCAAGCCCTATGCTGCTAAGATACCCAATGTGGTTCGAAGCTTCTCCGACAACTTGAGAGGCTTGGTCTGCCAATGATGCTGCAGCGTCAGTAGCCCCAGAAATTTCATCGAGAGATGGCAGCTGTGTCTGAATCTCTGTATTTAAACCCGGCTGTGGCACAGAGGACTTGAACCTTATGAAAGATGGCCCGCTCAGTCTTGGTTGCCACGTAATCGAGCTGCTCCTTGCTGCCTATTTGTTAAATTTTAAACTCGTTAGTATTCTTCAGTTATTGAGCGAAAGAGAAACTAGTCGCTCGTTTTTTATTAATAATCGACATACCAGTCTTGCGCTCCTTGTAACGCAATTTCTGAACATTCGGGTTGGGTCTATGGCCTTGCTTCGAAACTCCTTCTCCGTCACTAAGAGCTGATAGTGTGGATTTTACCTACTTCAatttttcatgaaatttgtctttttcaccATTATCATAGTAATAATTCGTTGATTCAAGGCGGACAAATTAATTCTCGGTAAGTTTTAAAGAAGATAGCTCAACTTTATTTAGGCTTGTACGATCTTCAAACGGAGTTCGCAAGAGCCTAGATGATCCATGAAAAAAAGTTTGGTTCTTTATGGCCCATCGAAGGAGCTGCTTAGTGCGGACATTAGAAGAGGGCTTTTTGCCCGATGTTTGAACCTCGAGTTTGACTCTCTGCTCAACGACGTTAGAAAACTTCCCCTTGATCGACTAGAAGAGAGCTTCTTGcatctcttcttggcaaaaagcGTTCAGCACGCACATGTGCCGTCTGTTGATTATCTATGGTATCGATTTGTGATGGGCCGGAAGGTCTTGATGGTGAAGCCGCGCTTGTTGTGTGGCATAGGAGCGGTTGCGCTACATGGTAGTAAGCCCTTCATACCCCGTCAGCTATGCATgcattttgagaagttttATGGCGAAAGCGATGGCCTTGCTCAATATcatgaagagcttttgcGTATTAAAGTCGAGAGTTTTGCCAAGAGCGCTGGTAGTAGCATTTCTTTCCGTGAGAAGTGGAAAGTATTCCTTGAGGATATCGATAGAAATGTAGACGAAACGTGTGTTTTTAGGGTCCGTGATTTTCCGTACCTTGCTGAGTCCGCTGCAAATGCGGACCGCGACCTGCTTGCCCAACTCCtgtttgaagaaaacaagattGCTATAAAAAACCGGTGGACTCTTCCTTTACTTCTCAACCTCGCTCTTCTGCAGCCGCGCCTGGACGCAGATTTTAAAATTCGAATCTTCAGTACATTCTACGAAACCCACAAGTCTCTCGATTACACCGACAGCGTATGCATTCTCTTCCAAACCTTGCGAGACGACGTCTACCGGTCAACAAAACTCATGCAGTTTTTGACTGAGCGGCGCATCTCACTACCGCCGCTCGCAGCAAAATACTTCATGAGCGGTTCATCGAAGCATTCTTAAAA
Encoded proteins:
- the OXA1 gene encoding membrane insertase OXA1 (similar to uniprot|P39952 Saccharomyces cerevisiae YER154W OXA1 Translocase of the mitochondrial inner membrane mediates the insertion of both mitochondrial- and nuclear-encoded proteins from the matrix into the inner membrane interacts with mitochondrial ribosomes null is respiratory deficient), yielding MFRNCVTRSARLAARSSSITWQPRLSGPSFIRFKSSVPQPGLNTEIQTQLPSLDEISGATDAAASLADQASQVVGEASNHIGYLSSIGLAKSWWWPPDLIQNIMEQIHVYTGLPWWGTIVTTTVIVRLLMFPLYVKSSDTIARNSKIKPELDAINSELMGTTDMVEAQRVALRRKKLMAENGIKNRYLAAPMLQVPVALGFFSGIRQMANYPVDGFTNQGLAWFQDLSLADPYLGLQVITASVFISFTRLGGETGAQQFSPAMKNFFTVMPLLSIPATMNLASGVVLYFAVNGACSVLQTLVLRNKWIRKKLDIADVVKRPASTTGPAKGIIETFKENMNKAREQAERRQLMQDNEKKLQEAAKEQKSNSAIKIVRKSDLKRK
- the PET122 gene encoding Pet122p (weakly similar to uniprot|P10355 Saccharomyces cerevisiae YER153C PET122 Specific translational activator for the COX3 mRNA that acts together with Pet54p and Pet494p located in the mitochondrial inner membrane), whose translation is MKKSLVLYGPSKELLSADIRRGLFARCLNLEFDSLLNDVRKLPLDRLEESFLHLFLAKSVQHAHVPSVDYLWYRFVMGRKVLMVKPRLLCGIGAVALHGSKPFIPRQLCMHFEKFYGESDGLAQYHEELLRIKVESFAKSAGSSISFREKWKVFLEDIDRNVDETCVFRVRDFPYLAESAANADRDLLAQLLFEENKIAIKNRWTLPLLLNLALLQPRLDADFKIRIFSTFYETHKSLDYTDSVCILFQTLRDDVYRSTKLMQFLTERRISLPPLAAKYFMSGSSKHS